The DNA region GGGGACGCGGAGCGCGCAGCGCCACGCCGTGGCTCACCTCCGGCCCGCGGCGCGGCACGGCGTACCCGCGGCCGCGGCGGTCGGCCCGCTCGAGTGCCGCACCGAGACGTCGCGCCGCCGCGTCGCGGTCGGCCGGGCGGCGCTCGTCGCGTCGCTCCCGACCCCACCAGGCCACCCACAGCATGGTCACCACGGTGACGATGCCGGCGGGCGCCAGCCAGAGCAGGATCTCCACTCCACGACGATAGATCCGGCACCGCCCGATCCGGTCACGGCGCGCCGACCCACTCCTCGGAGCCGTCGTCGAAGAGCTGGTGCTTCCAGATCGGGACCTCGGCCTTGAGGGTGTCGATCAGCGCCCGGCTCGCGTCGAAGGAGGAGCCGCGGTGGGCGGCGGTGGTGGCGACGACGACGGCCAGGTCCCCGACCGCCAGGTCGCCGACCCGGTGCACGGCGGCCAGGGCGGTGACGTCGTACTGCTCGGCGATGCGGTCGCAGACGTCGCGCAGCCGCTCCACGGCGCTCGGATGGGCGGAGTAGCCGAGCCCCTGCACCCCCTTGCCCCCGTCGTGGTCGCGGACCCGTCCGACGAAGAGCACCAGGCCTCCGGCGCCGGGGTCGTCGAGAGCGTCGAGCACCGCGGCCACCGACAGCGGCGCGTCGCTGATCGCGGCGAGGCGCACAGCGGGATGGGTCATGGCGTCCAGCCTAGGGCGTGGCCGGCACCGGTCGCGCCCGGTTGGCGATGGCGCGTAAATTCGACCTCATGAGTACCGGCGACCCCGACGAGCCGAACCCGTTCAAGGGCACCCCGTTCGAGCAGATCTTCGGCGCGCTCGGCGGCGCATTCGGTGGTCCCGGCGGTGGACAGGCGTTCTTCCAGCAGATCCAGTCGCTGATGCAGCCGCACGACGGGCCGCTCAACTGGCAGGCGGCCCAGGACCTGGCCCGCCAGGCGGTCGCCCAGAAGCCCGATCCCTCCCCCACCGGTCGCGACGGCGACCGGGTGGCCGACGCCGTGCAGCTCGCCGACCACTGGCTCGACGCGACGACGGGCTTCCCCTCCGGGGTGACCACCACCGCGGCGTGGAGTCGCGCGGAGTGGGTGGACCAGACCCAGCCCGTGTGGAAGGTGCTGGTCGAGCCGGTCGCGGCCACGGCGGTCAACGGCGCGGGCGGAGCGGTGCCCGAGGAGATGAAGGCGATGGCGGGGCCGTTGCTCGGCATCCTGGGACAGGCGATGGGGGCGATGGTCGCCTCGCAGGTCGGCCAGGGGCTGGGCGCGATGGCCGGTGAGGTGCTCGGCGCCTCCGACATCGGGCTGCCGCTGGGCGCTCCGGGCAAGGCGGCGCTGGTGATGAGCAACGTGCGCGAGTTCGCCGAGGGTCTCGACGTCAGCGAGGACGACGTGATCCTCTACCTGGCGCTGCGCGAGGCGGCCCACCAGCGCCTGTTCGCCCACGTCCCGTGGCTGCGCGACCACCTGATCGGGGCGGTCACCGACTACGCCCGCGGTCTGGAGCTCAACGCCGGCCAGATCCAGGAGCGGATGCAGGAGCAGCTGCGCGGGATCGACCCGAGCAACTTGGAGTCGATGCAGTCGCTGCTCGAGGGCGGACTCTTCGACCCGCCGACCTCGCCGGCCCAGGAGGCCGCCCTCTCCCGCCTGGAGATCGCCCTGGCCCTGGTCGAGGGCTGGGTGGACGAGGTGGTCGGCCAGGCCACCGCCGAGCGGATGCCGTCGGCCACCAAGCTCCGCGAGGCGGTACGTCGCCGCCGCGCGGCCGGCGGACCCGCCGAGCAGACCTTCGCGGCGCTGGTCGGGCTGGAGCTCCGGCCGCGTCGGCTGCGCGACGCCTCGACGCTGTGGGGCGGGCTGCGCTCGCGCTCGGGCCCCGAGGCCCGGGACGGGGTGTGGATGCACCCCGACCTGCTGCCCACCGCCGAGGACCTGGACGACCCGCTGTCGTTCCGGGCCGAGGCCACGGCTCCCGCGGAGCTCTCCTCGGACGACTTCGACGCCGAGCTGCGCAAGCTGCTCGACGGCGAGGACGGCGCCGGTCCCGTCGGGGAAGCCGACTCCCCCGACGGGCCCGACTCCCCCAGCGCCTGAGCGCACGTGGCCGACCTGCACGCGGACGCCGGCGCGAGCCTGCGCTCGTGGACCCCGCCGGACGCCGACCAGGCCGCGCTGCGGGAGCGGTTCGTCCGGCTGCTCGACCGGGTGCCGGATGCGATGCTGCGTTCGGCGTTCCCCGAGCACCTCACCGCCGGCACGCTCGTGGTGGAGGAGACCGGGGACCGGGTGCTGCTCAACCTGCACCGCAAGGCCCGGCGCTGGTTCGCCTTCGGCGGCCACGCCGAGCCCGGCGACCCCACCCTCGCCTCGGTGGCGCTCCGGGAGGCGCGCGAGGAGTCGGGCCTCGAGGAGCTCGCCTTCCACCCGGAGCCGCTGCAGCTCGACGTGCACCCGGTGGCGTTCTGCGACCCGCGGGGGTCGGTGAACCATCTCGACGTGCGCTACGGCGCCCGGGCGCCTCGGGGCGTCGAGCAGGTGGTCAGCGAGGAGTCGCTGGACGTGCGCTGGTGGTCGGTCCGCGACCTGCCGGACCTGGAGCCGAGCATGCTCCGGCTGATCGATCAGGTGCGCGCCCGGCTCTGCTGATCGTGCGTCCGGTCGGTCCGGGGGCAGGGTCGGTCCGGCGGCAGGGTCAGTCCGGCGGCCGGGTCAGTCCGGCGGCCGGGACAGGTTGGACGCGTCGGACCAGCCCAGCAGGTAGCCCTTGGCCTTCTCGGTGAGCGGGTAGAGCGCCACCCAGGCCCAGAACTTCTCGTCGTGCTGCGGCTCGAGCAGGTGGGCGAGCTCGTGCACCAGCACGTAGTCGACCACCCAGTCGGGCATCTTCTGGAGCCGCTCGGAGAGGCGGATGCTGCGGTCCCCGGGCGTGCAGGAGCCCCACCGGGCACGTTGGTTGGAGACCCAGCGGACCGACTCGGGTTGGGGCAGCCCGCCCAGATAGCGGTCGCTGAGGTCGCGGGCTCGCGCCATCAGCACGACGTCGCCGACCTGTGCGCGCCGACGGCGCCCGGTGCGACGCGCCTCTGCCATGTCCTGACCCTAGATCACCGCGGGGGCCGGATCAGGGCTACGAGCGCGAGGAGTTCCGCGGGTCGGCCCAGGCGAGCAGCCGCTGGACCGGCCAGGTGTTGACGATCCGGTCCGGATCGATGCCGGCCGCCTCGGCGCGAGCGCAGCCGAGGATCGGGAAGTCCAGCTGACCCGGGGCGTGGGCGTCGCTGTCGATCGAGAACAGGCAGCCGACGTCGCGGGCCAGCTCCAGGAGTCGGGTCGGCGGGTCGCGACGCTCGGGCCGGGAGTTGATCTCCACCGCCACGCCGGTCTCGGCGCACGCCTCGAACACGGCGCGCGCGTCGAACCGGGACTGACCGCGGGTGCCCCGGGCTCCCGTCACCAGCCGTCCGGTGCAGTGTCCGAGGACGTTCGTGAACGGGTTGCGCACCGCCGCCAGCATCCGCCGCGTCATCGCGTCGGCGTCCATCTGCAGCTTGGAGTGGACGCTGGCCACCCGCACGTCGAGCCGGGCCAGCATCTCCTCGCTCTGGTCGAGGTCGCCGCGGTCCAGGATGTCGACCTCGATGCCCTTCAGCAGGCGGAAGCCGGTGCCGTCGGGGTTGCCGTCGGGGTTGCCGTCGGGGCTGCCGTCGGGGCTGGCGGGATGGCCGCCGAGATGGCTGTTGACGGCGTCGACGACGTCGAGCTGGCGGGCCAGACGCTCGGCGCTCAGCCCGTGGGCGACCCGCAGGCGGGGTGAGTGGTCGGTGAGCACCAGGTAGTCGTGGCCGAGCTCCATCGCGGTCATCGCCATCTCCTCGACCGGCGAGCCACCGTCGGACCAGTCCGAGTGCGAGTGCAGGTCCCCGCGCAGCGCACCGCGCAGGCCGGTGCCCGCCCCGTCCTCGGTGAGCGGCCCACCGAACTCCTCCTCCGCGGCGGCGAGTCGCTCCGGGACCCGGCCCTGCACCGCCTCCGCGATCACCCGGCCGGTGCTGGCGCCGACGCCGTCGAGGTCGGTGAGCGTGCCGGCCGTTGCGGCGGCCTCGACCTGCTCGTGCGGCAACGGCAGGATCGCCGAGGCCGCACGCCGGAACGCCTTGACCTTGTAGCTGTCCGCTCGGCCGCGCTCCAGGAGGAACGCGATGCGCCGCAGCGCGGCGACCGGCGTGCCGTCGTACGTGTTGGAGGTCACATCGTCTCCTTGATTTTGATCCACAGCCGGTGGATTCCCTTCGAAAGGCCCGGGACTCCCACGTCGGCCTCATCTCTGCAGGTCAGCGGCGCCCACGCCCGACCAGACGAGGGGCGTCCCCGCCAGGCTCCGCACGCTCCTGGCCCGGTTTCCACCACTCATCCCCAGGTCGTCCACGGCCTTTCCCCTCGTTCCCACAGGTTTGTCCACAGCACTGTCCACAGGGTTCGGGCGCGAAGGATTGACCGCCGCCCCCGATGTTCCTAGCGTGACAGCACAAGAGGCCTCCGGGTCGCAGGACGACGTTCGCAAGGGGAAGGCAAACGTCGCCCAACGCGGCGCGGAGGCCTCTTGTCGATCGCCGGGCACCAGCCGGTCACCGGCCGAGGAAGCGCGGTGGCCGCTTCTCGGCAGCCGCCCGCAGGCCCTCCTGGAGGTCCTCGGTGGCCAGCGTGATCGGCTGCGCCAGGCCCTCCCAGTCCAGGCAGGCCTCGACGCCGGCGTGGCCGCGCTGCAGTGCCACCTTGGTCAGCCGGGTGGCGATCGGGGCGGCGGCGGCGATGCCCGCAGCGGTGTCGAGCACGCCCGGCAGCAGGTCGTCCGGCTCGGTGACCCGGGAGACCAGGCCCAGGCCGAGGGCCTCGTCGGCATCGACCATCCGGCCGGTCAGGAAGAGGTCACGCGCGGCGGCCGGCCCGACCACCTCGGGCAGCAGGTGCGTCCCGGCCATGCCGGGGTGCAGCCCGAGACGGGTGAACGGGACGCCCATCCGCGCCCCACGGGCCGCGTGGCGGATGTCGCAGGCGAGGGCCAGGCAGAGCCCCGCACCCACCGCGGCGCCGTTGAGCGCCGCGATCGTGGGACCTCGAGGCGTCGGACCGAGAGCCATGCGCGATAGAACGGCAGCATCCGGTCGCGCAGCCGGTCGACCCCGGCGTCGGGCTCGGAGGCCAGCCAGGCGGTGTTGCCGCCGGAGCAGAACGCCCGTCCCTCGCCGGTGACCACGACCGCCCGCACCGTCCGGTCCGCCGCGAGATGGTCGATGGCTGCCACCCACGACCGGGTCATCTCCTCGCTCATCGCGTTGCGCAGCTCCGGTAGGTCGAGCACCAGCATCGCCACGCCCGGCGAGGGTCGTTCGAGCCGCAGGTGCTCGAGGACCGGGGGCGCCGGCGACGCCACCGCGCTGGCATCGGAGCCGTCAGGGCCTTCGTCGGAGCCGCCACCGGGGCCGTCGTCGGAGATCGGGCCGGACAAGGAGTCTGCAGACATGCGGGGCACGCTACTGCGACTGCCACCACCCGTGCCGTAGGGTCAGGGGGGTTGCGGGCACGTCCCGAACCCCGACGGGCTTCCCCGATGTCCCCGTCGCGACGACCGAAAGAAGAAACAAGAACAAGGAGGCCGTCATGGCGGAGACCTGGAGCGGCGAGTTCTACTGCGTCAAGTGCAAGGCGAAGCGTGAGGCGACCGGCGAGGTCAAGGTCAACGACAAGGGCACCCGGATGGCCAAGGCCGTCTGCCCCGAGTGCGGGACCAACCTGAACCGGATCCTCGGCAAGGCCTGAGCCTTCCGATTCCGAGCTTGCGGGCGGCCACCGGTGACGGTGGCCGCCCGCAAGGGCTTTTCCGGGGTGACCGCGTGCCCGCACCGATCGCCCCGGGCTAGCCGCGGGCTGTGGATGACGACCGCGCGACCGCACCGGACGGTGCGACGCTGAGCCCATGACGTGCTCTCCCGTCCCCTCGGCGGACCGCCGGGAGCGGCTGAAGCCGGGGCGGCCGGTCCTGCGGCGCGACGCCACGACCCTGCAGATCGGACTCGACGCCGCTGGCGTCCTGCTGCCCGACACCCCCGACGTACGGCGTCTCCTGGCCGACCTCGACCCGCTCGGCACGCCGCTGCCGCCGGAGGACGCGCCGCTCGCCCCCACCGGCCGGTACGACGCCCTCCCGGTGCTCGAGCACGCCCGCGACGCGCTGCGGGCGGCCGGGCACCTCGAGGAGGTCCACCCGCCGCCGCGTCCGGCCACCACGACGCGCGACGGCTTCTGGGCGGTGACCGACACCGTCGCCCTCGACATCGGCGACCCGTCGGTCCGCTCCGCCGTGGAGCGCCTGGTGGAGCAGGCGGGCCTGCGCGTGGACGACACCCGACCGGCCGCGCGCCTGGTGGTGTCCCAGGGGCCGCTGCGCCGTGAGGTCGTGGACGACCTGGTGCGGACCCAGACCCCGCACCTGCTGGTCAGCAGCCTGCAGGGGGCGCGACGGGTCGGGCCCTTCGTCGTACCGGGGCGAACGGCGTGCCTGCGGTGCGTCGACGCGCACGAGGCGGCCGGGGACCCGCGCCGGCCGCTGCTGATCGAGCAGGCAGCGCGGGCGGCGCGACTGCGGCCGGAGCCGTCGGACCCGGTGACCGATGCGGTCGCCCTCTCCTGGGCGGTGCGCGACCTGGCCTGCTTCGTCCGCGGCGGCGAGCCCGCCACCTGGTCCGCGACGCTCGACCTGGAGCCACTGGCTCCCGGGCCGGGTCTGCGGCGGTGGCTGCGGCACCCCTACTGCGGGTGCGCCTGGGACCAGATGATGCTGCTCCCCTGACCGCGCCGGCGAGCGGGCGTCACCACCACTCGCTGTCCAGCTTGGCTTCGATGGAGCGCAGGTGCTCGCGGGAGCAACGGTCGCAGAAGTGGCGCAGCCGACCGTTCT from Nocardioides sambongensis includes:
- a CDS encoding M48 metallopeptidase family protein, translated to MAEARRTGRRRRAQVGDVVLMARARDLSDRYLGGLPQPESVRWVSNQRARWGSCTPGDRSIRLSERLQKMPDWVVDYVLVHELAHLLEPQHDEKFWAWVALYPLTEKAKGYLLGWSDASNLSRPPD
- a CDS encoding enoyl-CoA hydratase/isomerase family protein; the protein is MALGPTPRGPTIAALNGAAVGAGLCLALACDIRHAARGARMGVPFTRLGLHPGMAGTHLLPEVVGPAAARDLFLTGRMVDADEALGLGLVSRVTEPDDLLPGVLDTAAGIAAAAPIATRLTKVALQRGHAGVEACLDWEGLAQPITLATEDLQEGLRAAAEKRPPRFLGR
- a CDS encoding PHP domain-containing protein, producing the protein MTSNTYDGTPVAALRRIAFLLERGRADSYKVKAFRRAASAILPLPHEQVEAAATAGTLTDLDGVGASTGRVIAEAVQGRVPERLAAAEEEFGGPLTEDGAGTGLRGALRGDLHSHSDWSDGGSPVEEMAMTAMELGHDYLVLTDHSPRLRVAHGLSAERLARQLDVVDAVNSHLGGHPASPDGSPDGNPDGNPDGTGFRLLKGIEVDILDRGDLDQSEEMLARLDVRVASVHSKLQMDADAMTRRMLAAVRNPFTNVLGHCTGRLVTGARGTRGQSRFDARAVFEACAETGVAVEINSRPERRDPPTRLLELARDVGCLFSIDSDAHAPGQLDFPILGCARAEAAGIDPDRIVNTWPVQRLLAWADPRNSSRS
- a CDS encoding DUF5679 domain-containing protein — its product is MAETWSGEFYCVKCKAKREATGEVKVNDKGTRMAKAVCPECGTNLNRILGKA
- a CDS encoding zinc-dependent metalloprotease, which encodes MSTGDPDEPNPFKGTPFEQIFGALGGAFGGPGGGQAFFQQIQSLMQPHDGPLNWQAAQDLARQAVAQKPDPSPTGRDGDRVADAVQLADHWLDATTGFPSGVTTTAAWSRAEWVDQTQPVWKVLVEPVAATAVNGAGGAVPEEMKAMAGPLLGILGQAMGAMVASQVGQGLGAMAGEVLGASDIGLPLGAPGKAALVMSNVREFAEGLDVSEDDVILYLALREAAHQRLFAHVPWLRDHLIGAVTDYARGLELNAGQIQERMQEQLRGIDPSNLESMQSLLEGGLFDPPTSPAQEAALSRLEIALALVEGWVDEVVGQATAERMPSATKLREAVRRRRAAGGPAEQTFAALVGLELRPRRLRDASTLWGGLRSRSGPEARDGVWMHPDLLPTAEDLDDPLSFRAEATAPAELSSDDFDAELRKLLDGEDGAGPVGEADSPDGPDSPSA
- a CDS encoding molybdenum cofactor biosynthesis protein MoaE; translation: MTHPAVRLAAISDAPLSVAAVLDALDDPGAGGLVLFVGRVRDHDGGKGVQGLGYSAHPSAVERLRDVCDRIAEQYDVTALAAVHRVGDLAVGDLAVVVATTAAHRGSSFDASRALIDTLKAEVPIWKHQLFDDGSEEWVGAP
- a CDS encoding NUDIX hydrolase, translated to MADLHADAGASLRSWTPPDADQAALRERFVRLLDRVPDAMLRSAFPEHLTAGTLVVEETGDRVLLNLHRKARRWFAFGGHAEPGDPTLASVALREAREESGLEELAFHPEPLQLDVHPVAFCDPRGSVNHLDVRYGARAPRGVEQVVSEESLDVRWWSVRDLPDLEPSMLRLIDQVRARLC